One genomic segment of Acidobacteriota bacterium includes these proteins:
- a CDS encoding type II toxin-antitoxin system HicA family toxin: MTWAEVIRKLKAAGFVEVRSGKGSHLLLKHPTTGKEVWVAVHTKKDAGRLGNRILREAGVE; this comes from the coding sequence GGGCTGAGGTGATCCGTAAGCTGAAGGCTGCGGGGTTCGTCGAGGTCCGGTCCGGGAAGGGCAGCCACTTGCTGCTGAAGCACCCCACCACAGGCAAGGAAGTGTGGGTGGCGGTGCACACCAAGAAGGATGCCGGGCGGCTCGGCAATCGGATCCTGCGCGAGGCGGGTGTCGAATGA